The Coffea arabica cultivar ET-39 chromosome 8e, Coffea Arabica ET-39 HiFi, whole genome shotgun sequence genome window below encodes:
- the LOC113702800 gene encoding probable ADP-ribosylation factor GTPase-activating protein AGD8 isoform X2 translates to MKQGSNAISSADLFGQQCNNSSVDVTAGDLIDWLKLQAQQDFSSFKIMAGETWKKLSSLASTLMSNLQEEVSNLQERILR, encoded by the exons ATGAAGCAG GGTTCAAATGCAATCTCTAGTGCTGATCTCTTTGGTCAACAGTGCAACAATTCATCTGTTGATGTCACAGCTGGAGATCTGATTGACTGGTTGAAATTACAG GCGCAGCAGGATTTCTCTTCATTTAAGATTATGGCAGGCGAAACTTGGAAGAAGCTCAGCTCCCTTGCATCCACTTTAATGTCAAATCTCCAGGAGGAAGTGTCGAATCTCCAGGAGAGAATCCTCCGATAA
- the LOC113702677 gene encoding uncharacterized protein, protein MMETHLDEPLDIHPPLLNSLDSPKTLSGPSPPISLEKNLNSLDSNDNLSLSSEETLPDNDPCSDFDSLLEDIDSKDGENEENELICRWPIYNYSPYGGGPWSRLLDPRPSSNPWILGAMELEDRKAAEGSSWIGWPSPTDCGNKPSVSSWLSENKSPVVGAGLANLGNTCFLNAILQCFTHTVPLLQGLLSSNHKVPCDSNSEGFCVFCSLYEHIQFSLISTGKIISPWKFVNNLNYFSSSFRRFQQEDAHEFLQCFLDKLESCYGGFECNNTLHSGSDNMVKQVFGGRLISMLGCCNCGHWSDTFEPSIDLSLEIENASDLHTALESFTKLEKLEDPEMKFTCEHCKEQVSVEKQLMLDQVPSVAAFHLKRFKNDGSFVEKIDKYVKFPLELDLQPYTICDQNEEELKYDLFAVVVHTGFSSTSGHYYCYIRVAPDEWYRFDDSKVRWVQEEYVLMQEAYILFYAKQGIPSFSSFIQTQKQWMDLSLLNTSPKSVLDMVDVSTASSSLLLNHCSDVDEPSDVAETICAENLSGTRDSRVNDGENKENSISSMLCVASNSCNVAKSEDHQSTSPVLNNSTDVPSCEADKSASISSDGPSCEADKSASSSYVPSCEANKSACLSVLNSSDDVPPCKADKTTPRPALQENNSNQEHGEFRNIAGVMPATPSRSASPEIYREDPPDTTFSISRGHLRSMEQVSCKRQLNKDLENLERKQAYTLAKKMPGSRGQQLMAAMRGSLSAGSLNKKRSRGLHTSPSSDVGNSGSRRRSSFPLHASSLR, encoded by the exons ATGATGGAAACCCACCTAGATGAACCCCTTGATATTCATCCTCCTCTGCTCAATTCGCTCGATTCCCCAAAAACCCTATCTGGGCCGTCACCCCCAATTTCACTTGAGAAAAACCTAAATTCTTTGGACTCTAACGATAATTTATCTCTGTCGAGCGAAGAAACTCTGCCGGATAACGATCCCTGCTCCGATTTTGATAGCTTGCTTGAAGATATTGACTCTAAAGATGGTGAAAATGAGGAGAATGAGTTGATTTGCCGCTGGCCTATCTACAATTACTCGCCCTACGGTGGTGGGCCGTGGTCGAGGCTCCTTGATCCGAGGCCTAGCTCGAATCCGTGGATTTTGGGTGCGATGGAGTTGGAAGATCGCAAGGCTGCTGAGGGTTCTAGCTGGATTGGTTGGCCTTCTCCTACAGATTGTGGCAATAAGCCTAGTGTTTCAAGTTGGTTGAGCGAAAATAAGTCTCCTGTAGTG GGTGCTGGGCTGGCAAATTTGGGTAACACATGCTTTCTCAATGCCATTTTGCAATGCTTCACTCACACTGTTCCACTACTCCAAGGGCTTCTTTCATCGAATCATAAAGTGCCCTGTGATA GTAACAGTGAAGGTTTCTGTGTATTTTGCAGCCTATATGAGCATATTCAGTTTTCATTGATCTCTACGGGCAAGATCATTTCGCCTTGGAAATTTGTTAACAACTTGAACT ATTTTTCATCTAGTTTTCGGAGATTTCAGCAGGAAGATGCTCATGAATTCCTCCAATGCTTTTTGGATAAGCTGGAAAGTTGTTATGGtggttttgaatgtaacaaCACTCTGCATTCTGGGAGTGACAACATGGTGAAACAAGTCTTTGGTGGTCGTCTTATAAGCATG CTGGGATGTTGCAACTGTGGTCATTGGTCTGACACTTTTGAGCCATCAATTGACCTTAGTTTGGAGATTGAGAATGCAAGCGATCTTCATACGGCTCTGGAGTCATTTACTAAGCTTGAGAAACTTGAAGACCCGGAAATGAAATTTACATGTGAACATTGTAAGGAGCAGGTGTCGGTTGAGAAGCAACTTATGTTGGACCAGGTCCCTTCAGTTGCTGCATTCCATCTTAAGAGATTTAAAAATGATGGTTCTTTTGTTGAGAAGATTGACAAGTATGTAAAGTTTCCCCTGGAATTGGACCTGCAGCCTTACACTATTTGTGATCAAAATGAGGAG GAGTTGAAGTATGATTTATTTGCAGTAGTGGTGCATACTGGATTTTCATCTACCTCGGGGCACTATTACTGCTATATTCGTGTTGCTCCTGATGAATGGTATAGATTTGATGATTCTAAG GTACGTTGGGTTCAAGAAGAATATGTGCTGATGCAGGAGGCCTACATCCTTTTCTATGCAAAACAGGGAATAccttctttttcaagttttattCAAACACAAAAGCAGTGGATGGACCTGAGTTTATTGAATACGTCCCCAAAATCTGTCTTAGATATGGTCGATGTTTCTACAGCATCTTCTAGCTTGCTGCTTAATCATTGTTCTGATGTTGATGAACCAAGTGATGTTGCAGAGACAATTTGTGCTGAGAATCTCAGTGGAACAAGAGAtagcagggttaatgatggtgaaaataaagaaaactccATCTCTTCTATGCTGTGTGTTGCCAGTAATTCTTGCAATGTGGCTAAAAGTGAAGATCACCAGTCAACCTCTCCTGTACTCAATAATTCTACTGATGTGCCTTCATGTGAAGCTGACAAATCCGCTTCTATCTCTTCTGATGGGCCTTCATGTGAAGCTGACAAATCTGCTTCTAGTTCTTATGTGCCTTCATGCGAAGCAAACAAATCTGCTTGTCTCTCTGTGCTCAATAGTTCTGATGATGTGCCTCCATGCAAAGCTGACAAAACAACTCCTAGACCTGCTCTCCAAGAAAATAACTCTAATCAGGAACATGGTGAGTTTAGGAATATTGCAGGAGTTATGCCTGCCACGCCTTCTAGATCTGCAAGCCCTGAGATATATAGGGAAGACCCGCCTG ATACTACTTTCTCCATATCACGTGGTCATTTGAGGTCGATGGAGCAGGTTTCTTGTAAAAGACAATTAAACAAGGATCTGGAGAATCTAGAGAGAAAGCAGGCCTATACACTTGCAAAAAAGATGCCTGGATCAAGAGGGCAGCAGTTAATGGCAGCAATGAGGGGGTCTCTTAGTGCTGGATCACTAAACAAGAAGAGAAGCAGAGGATTGCACACGTCTCCCAGTAGTGATGTTGGGAACTCAGGTAGTAGGCGAAGGAGCAGTTTTCCTTTGCACGCTAGCAGTCTAAGGTGA
- the LOC113702800 gene encoding probable ADP-ribosylation factor GTPase-activating protein AGD8 isoform X1 yields the protein MGTSVSLQKFSGSNAISSADLFGQQCNNSSVDVTAGDLIDWLKLQAQQDFSSFKIMAGETWKKLSSLASTLMSNLQEEVSNLQERILR from the exons ATGGGAACTTCAGTTTCTCTGCAGAAGTTCTCG GGTTCAAATGCAATCTCTAGTGCTGATCTCTTTGGTCAACAGTGCAACAATTCATCTGTTGATGTCACAGCTGGAGATCTGATTGACTGGTTGAAATTACAG GCGCAGCAGGATTTCTCTTCATTTAAGATTATGGCAGGCGAAACTTGGAAGAAGCTCAGCTCCCTTGCATCCACTTTAATGTCAAATCTCCAGGAGGAAGTGTCGAATCTCCAGGAGAGAATCCTCCGATAA